Within the Phaseolus vulgaris cultivar G19833 chromosome 9, P. vulgaris v2.0, whole genome shotgun sequence genome, the region TCGGCAAAAGAGTATGaccaaattaaatatattccaggTCAATGGTGTATGGCAACTTGGTAGGCCTCAAGTGGAGGACGAAGGAGATGATGAAGAGGATCAATTACCAGAACAACATCTTCAAGGTGCTCAACCTCAACCCGTAATCCTCAGTCAAACTAAAATGTTAACCCAAATTTGGGCGGGAATGCAAGACATAAAAGAAAGCATGAGGAACGTTAACATCTGTTTTGACAGGGTTGATGAAAGGATGGACCAAGTTGATCAAATGATGGACAAAATGGAGGATACCCTGAATCAGATTCATCGTCGTCAAGGCCATTGATTGTCTATTTGCATTATGTTattgacatttttttatttatatttttcaagttgaacattattattgttatttttattgtttttgttatttttcaccTTGAACATTGAgaaattcatatttaatattaagtttcatattattttaaatgcaagatctttaaaatttgaattctaTTATGATTAAAGTAAATATTTCGTGTCCATTATCTaaattgaaaaatgaataaCATTCATTACATAACTTTCAATGTTTGCGCATGACATGACATCATCCTCTAGTTGCACTGGTTGTGATGCAAAATCACGTGGTACTTCTACCCATGCTGCTGGAAGCACAAGTGCGTTCGTTGCTCTTATTTGTACATTTTGTTGTTTTGAGGACAACAACAACTGAAAAAAATGTCGGAAAACGATTTTGGGGTTGTCCCAAGTACAAggtaaatttaattcaattcgGTTTCATGCAAACTTAACTAtggttatttaaattttttcattgttcaattttattcttttcttcaaaACATATTACAAGTGACATTGTTCTAGGctgtaatttttttcaaatggtgcaATGAAAACGTTGTCGATGACAAAGAAGCAATCATTATCAGACAACGAAATAAGACatgtcttttaaaaaaaaacacgttTGAAggtttctttttaaaatgttattagtggggatgtcttttctttttctaattaacattattatgtttttaagttttGCACAAATTAACATGTCTTTATCTCTCTACATAAATATAACGACTTTCTATATTTTTACAACTAATTAATGTTCATgacatattttcttaaattatattaattttattattaatagtaatcaaaatcataattaataacaattatatatttttatatatataacataacatttattaaataatcattaataatattaaaattatctacaaacaaaaatttaactaatacaaatatttttaattaataaaattaaaaatgaagaaatcatatttcatttctatattctattttttaatttatttcaattttaaattatttttgaagttataattaaaacttacaattattttaattatcaaaattatgtacaaaattaataatattttttttacacacatagacaaaaatatactttattattatatataacataatgtaatagaaattaaataatataatactaattattttaattaacttaaatgtcttttaaattaattaatattttattttcttatttatttatatactagggtaaatttgtaatcttacaatttacattatttaaaatatatcaaaatactCTTACAGCTATCATATCATTCACATTTTTCAATAAACCTTCTTCACACATTCATTCTAACAtcccccaatccaaacaccctcaactttctccacactttcttcacacttccactcccaCTTCCCCACACCCACTTTCCACTCCCCCACCaactctaatccaaacaaagccttaATCATGATAAGTGTTTGTGTTTGGTTTATAGTCAATTAAGGAAATGCGAATTGAAATTGCACATCAACATCGCAATAAACTCCCAACCTACGAAGTTGAGACACTTAACTTAGATGGAGAaacacattaattttctaaaaattcaaacttattatatgaatttttagtataattattaaaataaataacaaattcttttgaactaaccatgaaaaatatctttttactgaaaaaaactgaaaaatacTTATGCACATAAATATGTATCCTAGTCGTATTGTTTGGTGCTACATAGCTCCCATAGTATCTTTATTTGAAAATGAGAAACATAATTGAGTAAATACTTACTAAAACCTGTAATGATTCAATTCACCTATAcctataaatttgtaaattcaGACTATTCTTTATATTTACAAATAGATTTTAGGAATCAATTTGAGGACTAATGACACAACTTCCGTATTGATTTTAAAAGCAGAAGCTCAAACCTAACAATCAAGCATTGCTAGAAACTGATATTCTTCATCAGCTGATACTCCGCTAAACACTTCACCAAAGATTCAATTTGACCTTTGACTCAAAGCTCACTTTGATCATATAATAGATtcagaataaatattttaaatattcacatgctgattcaataaaaaaaatcaggaTTCCAAAGATACAATGCAAAAGTAATCAACTCAACCAGTAGAACAACTACTAAAAACACAAGGACTAATTTTCAAGGATTGGTTAACGTGTTAGTAGATAGAAACCCACGAGTCTTTAGTGTGTTTGCAAACCCAACCTATAACAACAATTTGTCACTCTCACGTTAAGTGTATAGGAAGAGGAATACTGCATTAGAAAGTGAAAAATCAGGATGAAAAGACATTCGTTTAACACACTTTGTAATTCACTTTTGTTTTCAAAGCCAGTTTCACCCCAGACTTCAGCAGCAAAAGTTAGAGAGGATTATGGCAATAAAAGGACAGCAATCATTAATGCATCAAAACCAATATCATTATTCTCAAGCACAGCAAAATCACTGTACGGCCAGAGAAAGCAACcacattttgttttgttttctaatGCACGATAAAAACTGTCTTAAACATAATAGAATTCACATCtcacattaaactttgtttATTCAAAGCAACTTAGTTGCGACTTGGGTCAGCAAAGAAGCTGTTGAGGGAGGGCATAATCTCTGGAGATCTGTTGCGCACATACTTCCTCAGGAAATGCTCGGTATACTTCTCTCCCTCAGAGAAGTTCTCCAACACTCCAGCCTTCCTTCCCTCCTTGTTCACCCTAAATACATGACAAGAACAAGACAACCATCCATTATTTTCCATTAATAAGTAAAACACAAATaccaattaattaaattaacaaCAGAAAAAACTCTTATGATGATGAATGATTCAGTGCCTGATAAaaaatccatttttttaatagagGCTGTTCACTGAAGCTTCGATTGGGACTGATTCcacttattttaaaaacagttaaCATGCAGTTTGATCTTTGAAAATGATACCCTGTTTATTCTCTTGTTTTTGACAAGACTAGTCAGGAAAAAATTTCATCTATAATCATCATCACCTTCCAACATCCTGTCGTCTTTTCCACCTTTCCTTCACCCTTTTATCTTTAAGgaaaatgatattttgataACCCTTTAAAATATAAGCAAtagaatttataatttttttttatcagcaacgagcaatacaatttataatacttttaaaaattaaacagaTCAAATAATCACAGTTCACAAAGGTTCAAAGAGCAACAGGTGAGAAGTGTAACAAAAGCACAGGTGTATTAATCCCAAATCCCAAATAATACAGACGATCCCAtccaaacaagaaaaaaatctCCACTgcataaaattaaattcaataaatagTCCATGATTTTGGTCTTCCTATTATTTTCTCTGATTTAAATCTCCGTATCTTAACCACCACAATTTTATGTCAGGTCCAGGATTTAATTAGACTAAAACAAAACAAGTGAAACATTTGCAAAACGGAGCATTGaaccaaaattaaaaatctgaaaataaaaccacaaaaaaaatctgaaactaAATAGAAGAACCAAATCGCATATCAGGACAAAAATTATGATTTATCCTAAATTGAAAGACCACAACCtagaacaaaaagaaaagaaatcacTTTCAATAGAGAAAAATTAGAGATAGACCTGACTTCAGGATTGATGCAGATATTACGAACCAGTTGAAACCCACAGATCCCAACAGCAGCACCAACCGCGGCGAACAGCGGATACACCTGAAAACAAACAGCAAAGACGGTGAAACCCTAAAACGAGAATGGTGGAATATAAACAGGTCCATGATGGATCGGAACGCACCTCGGGTCTGAGCCAGCGATTGGCCATGGACAGTTGCAGAGTTGAAAACTGAAAAAGGAAAGAGAGAGACAGAAAGAGAAGAATGGAaagtttgtgagagagagtttatAATGAGAAAGGGTGTGTTTAAAATATTGGGAAATTCGAAGAGAACAGCGACGCAACCCTACTACTGGTGGTAAGTTACAACTTGCAAGGGTAGAAAAGGAATTCCGCGTTGTGCTTCTTCTCGCAACACATACTCTGCAATCTAACAGCCAGTGATGAAACGCCAGCTcaaattcagtttattttgtgtaggaatttaatatatttctatacctatatataattttattgtagtaattttattattttataattatttaaatttaaaattaaaaaaaaagttaacatagaaattttatttataaagtaatGTAATGGAttagtttaattcttttaaaatataataaaaatttaaataaaactcCATAAACATCTCattaatgtaatttatttattttataaaattaataaatttaaaattaaatttggtttaattaatattaaagttAAATTACATGTTTTTTTCTTAGCTATTACGTGTCTCATGATaaagtttttattatataatattataacaattttttttttttttatttgttatttttttatattaatttattatttattttttctccttTCCAATAACTATAATAATCTGAACTAGTCCTTCTTCGAACATATCATTAtctttttgttgatttttttttatctgagtTCTAATGAGATCactaaaagtataaatattttaacttttaatgtGATATGAATTGaatcattgatttttttttttatgtttctttctttttatttaatatttttataatatatatgaatatttactatgataaaaaaaaaagttaccagattttaatttttttaaaacaaatagaatttgacaaaaaaaaagagaatatattaatagataagtttttttttttattgttagttTGGATATAGAAAAAAGTGCTGATTGTTAAGGTAGTATTTTTATCAcgttcaaataaataattaatattactttaaaatataagttgTTGAAACATTTATTTCACgtcatgaataaaaataatattttaatataatatatttaatgtgttaaaataaataattaatattattttcacaaattaatatattttgatgttattatcttttttttttctttgaatatcatttacaagtaaaatttaaaataaaaggcaatgaaatatatttttaatttaattagaacaaataataatatattttttttctttatataaatacatttaatttttttatttcaaaaaaatcaCTCAAAATAATTTAGTCTACATAATTATTatagaaaatttaattttgtaagtATTGGTGTAGAAAATACTATTCTCcatgaaattttataatttgtaaattttattgaatcatgatttttattttttataattttttttattaaaacaaagtttGAAAGAAGTAGAAGTTCTTCAGTCAACTaagaaaaacataaacaaatatatataaattatttatgtgACTcactaaacaattttttattttttcttctactttcattttttttttacttttctatttatttcatgttgtaatttgatttttattttttcaatgaaaatcaaataaattataatacttaGCAATTATTAAAAGATAGTTATTTTACCTTCTTTAATCTTAATAAgaatatgtaaataaaaataataataaataaaatttgtaattttttaaaattgagaaaaaaacaaatgatatattttataccatttaattattgttataatttaatttgtaacaccccataatttacatataactattacaataaaagttctcccagtttctatacaaacttggagttttttaaaacattcctaatacatgattagaatttatagaaatataaatatttacaatacaGGTTTCAAAATCAACACCCTAAAGCTCTTCAGACCCTCCGATacctgtaagatcatctgctcgtgtacgtagtacagtcatcgcagttcaaacacaacaagaaaagcaagggtaagctaatgcaaagaaaatccataacataattcatgaaaatagaaccaatttagactaataatttataaacatttctttagtaatttcatgtaaaattccaataccaattccatcattcatatagaccacacatggatctactttcaatcacaatcattggatttcatttcaatcccacttcgtcttccggaagactcattaagtatgcccctaccagagactaacatctgacccaaagattaccagcgaatccaatagaaaggatcagggtaagttcaaacatccaataccgagtgtctacagtgggacccaatgtgtatgaactccctctcagcttctcaccacctaatatcttagtctacatgacttagatcattagtgaagccagaggatctccgttaaacataggcttttcatacttaacGTACCATtaaacaacaactcatacattatcccaaatgtatgacatcactTTCATACAATTTACATCATTCGTATatatacatatcattcaatcacataacatttaaaaattcatatcatTCCATAAATTTTCCAAcgtcaaaaacaatatttaactctcaaactatcaaaatataatatttataaagtttaaataatatataaacaaacacacaataTATAACACAAATAACACCCCTGCAAGAGAAATCCAATATTGGGAcaacgtcccttccgcattcagatcttctattctagggtgctattaaaaaaataaatttagcttcccttacctcaattgcttgctttccaagcaacttttagaattttattccccacagtctggataagcttcaagatttacgggcctaatgcaagttatccaaacagaacaaaaattcagtatataatagaataagttgagaggattaaacttctcaactgaccccacaaagattgatgactaaatcttaaggaaaaacagaggacaaaggatatttagagtaaaaatgaacttactctgtttgaaaatttgatcgggtagaaatgttccttaactcctctgctacagcgtggtatgaccagattctaaaatagatgaggtatgaagtgagaaattaagagagaagggagaggagaGAAGTtggtagagagagaaagtgatttggaagaaagaagaagaaagaaaagaatggTGGGGGTGGGGGTCTGCtgcttatttttaaaaaaaagcgtcgttacattatctccaactacaaaaaattttgtcctcgaaaatgaacttaccaagaaagagattagggtatgatgctcgtatcacttcttcaatttcccaagtggaatctccagaggtgagatcccacaatacttttaccatgggaatacttcttccacgaagttgtttcacttgtgaatctaaaGTTCTGATTGGCTTCACTTCAAACGACAAATTTTCTTTCACCTGGATGAAATCAGACTCTAGAATGTGATTGGGATCAGGTATTAGCTGGGATACATGGAAAATATCgtgaatgttagctaaaggAGGAGGCAAAGCAATTTCATATGCCACAGGGCCTATTCTCCTAagaatttgataaggtcctaTGAACCTAGGAGTCCATTTTTTGGATTTGAGTGCTCTTCCTACACCAGTGAACGGTGTAACTCTCAAAAAGGCATGCTCGCCCAcagagaattctaaaggtcttcttctttgatctgcaTAAGACTTTTGCTTGctgagagatgttttcaatctttcttgaatcattttgactttcttattggtttgttgtattaattctggTCCAACTAACACACTTTCACCATCGTAAAACCAGCACAAAGGTGTCCTACACTTTCTTCCATACAATGCCTCGAAAGGAGCCATTCATATGCTAGCTTGGTAACtgttattgtaagtgaactctatcaatggtagaatttcatcccaactacccaaatgatctaacacacaagtcctaagcaaattctctaaggactggatagttctctctgattgtccatcagtctgaggatggtatgctgaactaagtctgagtttagtccccaaagcttcttgaagtgtttgcTAGAATCTGGAGGTGAATCTAGGATCTCTATTTGAAACTATGTTGGAGGGTACACCATGCaatctgactatttcatctatgtaaattCGGGCCAACTTCCGcaaagtacgtggtaagtgggtaacaaaatccattgagatactgtcccacttccacactggaatgtctaattgagttaacatgcctccaggccgttgatgttcaatctttgatttctgacaagtcagacaagcagctacaaacttagctacatcattcttcatgccatgccacagacttcttgagatctggatacatcttggtcattcctggatgtaaactgagtttgcttttatgaccttcagataacactgtttgctttagttcattatcTTCTGGTATACACattctatttttgaatctcaaaataccatccacttctaaagagaagtctttagctttgtcagtatttaataagcccatgaagttcttcaattttgaatcttccaactgctTCTCCTTTACCTTCTCtagaaattcattagttataacaagtgtattacaactaatgcaatttgaagacatggaaacctccaaattcatactcctgaaatcttcaatcaattctagctctctaatcataagcggcgacatttgtatctttttacgactcaacgcatgtgcaacaacatttgccttcccAAGATGGTATATTAGCTGGAAATCATAGTcctttaaaaattcaatccacCTCCTCTGTCTCATATTAAGTTCCTTCTTATCAAACAAATACCtcaagcttttatgatcactgaacacattaaaactaactctgtaaagaaaatgtctccatattttaaaagcaaagacaactgccccatgcaactgatccatcaagtcatcaattctaggaagaggatatttatttttttattgttaacttgtttaattgtctgtaatctatgcatagacgtgacgaaccatctttcttcttcactaatagcactggagc harbors:
- the LOC137823192 gene encoding uncharacterized protein, translating into MANRWLRPEVYPLFAAVGAAVGICGFQLVRNICINPEVRVNKEGRKAGVLENFSEGEKYTEHFLRKYVRNRSPEIMPSLNSFFADPSRN